One stretch of Procambarus clarkii isolate CNS0578487 chromosome 35, FALCON_Pclarkii_2.0, whole genome shotgun sequence DNA includes these proteins:
- the LOC123768383 gene encoding LOW QUALITY PROTEIN: probable flavin-containing monoamine oxidase A (The sequence of the model RefSeq protein was modified relative to this genomic sequence to represent the inferred CDS: deleted 1 base in 1 codon) — MYDVVVVGGGAAGLTAAYRLLQADPSLSLVLLEARDRVGGRTLTLDVDVGGGKTDKFDLGGQWVASSQHHVINMLEELGLKVYPQYTQGTKVMQLGDNKMRTYTSDIPSLGLRGLIELQLFLWKVERMAAKVPITDPYSSQYAAQLDGETVDTFMRKSISSKAVMEVIDISCKAAFGTDATRMSVMFFLAYANAAGGIMKVLEAKKDAAQEARVKGGTQQISELLVEKIGKSNVVLSHPVCEVKQTKECVELITDNGSSFTAKRAILSVPPNLLAKMKFDPPLPPYKRLIYENLPIGHLTKFIVTYKKAFWRENGYSGEIVSNGGETEVAGMSRGPLSACFDATTNTGTPAIVGFIAGRQGVEWNSKTEKERKTAVVEGLVSALGSQALDFVSYTEKVWSDEPYTGGCPIVFGVPGTMYAFPHLRLPFDKLHFAGTETATVWTGFISGAIQSGERASKEVLHNLRPNLLSEEDLLGTCYDPKSLPKDFKSIKHKGTLFSISNLFYLAAAAAVVAFVYSTYF; from the exons ATGTATGacgtagtggtggttggtggcgggGCGGCTGGCCTCACAGCCGCCTACAGGCTTCTCCAGGCtgatccctccctctccctcgtcctctTAGAGGCCAGAG ACAGGGTCGGAGGTCGGACGTTGACGCTGGATGTGGACGTTGGAGGGGGTAAGACGGACAAGTTTGACTTGGGAGGCCAATGGGTCGCCTCCAGCCAGCATCACGTCATTAACATGCTGGAGGAACTGGGACTCAAGGTCTATCCTCA GTACACCCAGGGCACCAAGGTGATGCAGCTGGGAGACAATAAAATGAGAACTTATACCAGCGACATACCTTCACTTGGCCTGAGGGGTCTTATAGAACTGCAGCTCTTCTTATGGAAG GTAGAGCGTATGGCAGCCAAGGTGCCCATCACTGACCCTTACAGTAGTCAGTACGCAGCCCAGTTGGATGGAGAAACGGTCGACACTTTCATGAGGAAATCTATTTCCAGCAAGGCTGTAATGGAGGTCATAGATATCTCATGCAAAGCCGCTTTTG GGACGGATGCGACTCGGATGAGTGTCATGTTCTTCCTGGCCTATGCCAATGCAGCTGGAGGTATTATGAAGGTTCTGGAAGCCAAGAAAGATGCTGCTCAGGAGGCCCGAGTTAAG GGAGGAACCCAGCAAATATCAGAACTTCTGGTTGAAAAGATTGGAAAGTCCAATGTTGTGTTGAGTCACCCAGTATGTGAAGTGAAACAGACGAAGGAGTGTGTGGAGTTGATCACAGATAATGGGAGCAGTTTTACAGCTAAGAGAGCCATCCTCTCAGTCCCTCCAAATCTGCTTGCAAAGATGAAATTTGAT CCGCCTCTGCCTCCCTACAAACGCTTGATTTATGAAAACCTACCAATTGGCCATCTCACTAAATTTATAGTGACTTACAAAAAG gcattttggagagaaaatggaTACTCTGGTGAAATTGTGAGCAATGGCGGTGAGACAGAGGTTGCCGGCATGAGCAGAGGTCCACTGAGTGCATGCTTTgatgccaccaccaacactggaacCCCTGCAATTGTTGGATTCATCGCTGGCCGGCAAGGTGTGGAATGGAACTCTAAGACA gagaaagagaggaagacggCAGTGGTTGAGGGCCTGGTCTCAGCCCTGGGCAGCCAAGCTCTGGATTTTGTTAGTTACACAGAGAAAGTCTGGTCAGATGAGCCGTACACAGGTGGGTGCCCCATCGTGTTTGGGGTTCCTGGGACTATGTACGCCTTTCCTCACCTACGTCTTCCATTTGATAA GCTTCACTTTGCTGGAACGGAAACAGCAACAGTGTGGACAGGCTTCATCAGCGGGGCCATCCAGTCAGGCGAGCGAGCTTCTAAAGAGGTTCTGCACAATCTTCGAcccaacctactttctgaggaagACCTGCTGGGCACCTGCTATGACCCTAAAAG CCTCCCAAAAGACTTCAAGAGTATCAAGCACAAGGGAACACTTTTCTCCATTAGCAATCTCTTTTatttggctgctgctgctgcagttgtTGCTTTTGTGTACTCTACATATTTTTAA